In one Bacillus thuringiensis genomic region, the following are encoded:
- a CDS encoding glycoside hydrolase family 10 protein, producing the protein MIVKRLLMICCIVILFIPFSFIPPHSTYAEVNTAYKKHELRAVWIASVLNIDWPSKTGLPIEKQKQEFIRLLDDVKSTGMNTVVVQIKPTADAFYPSNYGPWSEYITGTQGKDPGYDPLAFMIEETHKRNIEFHAWINPYRITMNHTDINRLSNNHPARQHPDWVVPYGGKLYYNPGIPEVKKFITEGALEIVQNYDIDALHMDDYFYPYKVAGEEFPDQKTYETYNNGRFTNIEDWRRNNVNELVKDLNTAIKQEKSYVKFGISPFGVWRNIADDPTGSNTTAGQRNYDDLYADTREWIQKGYIDYITPQIYWNIGFTPAAYDILVDWWVKETNNKPIHLYIGQAAYKINNNSVPAWSDPEEYPRQIALNRLYPEIKGSMHFSLKDINNNPLGVKDRLSKDIYKYPALIPPMPWLDHDPPKQPTLKGAIPRNEGIAIGIIDNRDNDSAYYAIYRTNGKNEVDIQNPKNLLTTVRKTKLGEIYVDKTAISGETYTYVVTAVDRLHNESVASSKSTIQAK; encoded by the coding sequence ATGATCGTTAAACGTTTATTAATGATATGTTGTATCGTCATCTTGTTCATCCCTTTCTCTTTCATTCCCCCTCACTCTACTTATGCTGAAGTAAATACTGCATACAAAAAACACGAATTACGTGCTGTATGGATTGCATCTGTTCTGAATATTGATTGGCCCTCAAAAACTGGCTTACCCATTGAAAAACAGAAACAAGAATTTATACGATTATTAGACGATGTAAAAAGCACTGGTATGAATACAGTTGTTGTACAAATTAAACCAACTGCTGATGCTTTCTATCCTTCAAATTACGGTCCTTGGTCTGAATACATTACGGGGACACAAGGAAAAGATCCTGGTTATGACCCGCTCGCATTTATGATTGAAGAAACTCATAAAAGAAATATAGAATTCCACGCTTGGATTAACCCATACCGAATAACGATGAATCATACCGATATAAATCGATTATCAAATAATCATCCTGCAAGGCAACATCCCGATTGGGTTGTACCTTATGGTGGAAAGTTATATTACAATCCTGGTATTCCGGAAGTGAAAAAATTTATAACAGAAGGTGCTTTAGAAATCGTACAAAATTACGATATTGATGCGCTGCATATGGATGATTATTTTTACCCATATAAAGTAGCCGGTGAAGAATTTCCAGATCAGAAAACGTACGAAACATATAATAACGGTAGATTTACAAATATAGAAGATTGGCGACGTAACAATGTAAATGAACTTGTAAAAGATTTAAATACTGCTATAAAACAAGAAAAATCATATGTAAAGTTTGGCATTAGTCCGTTCGGCGTATGGCGAAATATAGCTGACGATCCGACTGGCTCTAACACAACCGCAGGCCAAAGAAACTATGATGACCTTTATGCTGACACACGTGAGTGGATACAAAAAGGATATATTGACTACATTACACCGCAAATATATTGGAATATAGGTTTCACCCCAGCTGCATATGACATATTAGTAGATTGGTGGGTTAAAGAAACAAATAACAAACCGATTCACCTATACATCGGTCAAGCGGCCTATAAAATTAATAATAACTCCGTCCCTGCTTGGTCTGATCCAGAAGAATATCCGAGACAAATTGCATTAAACCGGCTATATCCTGAAATAAAAGGTAGTATGCATTTTAGCTTAAAAGATATTAATAACAATCCACTTGGAGTTAAAGATCGACTCTCAAAAGACATATATAAATATCCTGCATTAATCCCGCCTATGCCTTGGCTTGATCATGATCCACCAAAACAACCGACTTTAAAAGGTGCCATTCCAAGAAATGAAGGTATTGCAATCGGTATCATTGACAATAGAGATAATGATTCTGCTTATTACGCTATTTACCGCACGAATGGGAAAAATGAAGTAGATATACAAAACCCAAAAAATTTACTTACTACTGTAAGAAAAACAAAACTTGGAGAAATTTATGTAGATAAAACCGCTATTTCTGGAGAAACGTATACGTATGTCGTAACTGCAGTTGATCGATTGCATAATGAAAGTGTGGCTTCTAGTAAATCTACTATTCAAGCAAAATAA
- a CDS encoding PTS sugar transporter subunit IIB, whose amino-acid sequence MKVLFVCSGGMSSAIVVNALKKEAEKNGVNMEVHAIGTNEVEEEVKNGWDVVMVAPQVRHRFDSVKKFAEEESIPCGIIPPQAYTPLGGATLLKTVNDLIR is encoded by the coding sequence ATGAAAGTTTTGTTCGTCTGTTCTGGAGGAATGTCCAGTGCAATTGTTGTAAACGCTTTAAAAAAAGAAGCGGAGAAAAATGGTGTGAACATGGAAGTGCATGCAATTGGAACGAATGAGGTAGAGGAAGAAGTAAAGAATGGTTGGGATGTTGTAATGGTTGCACCACAAGTTAGACACCGATTTGACTCTGTAAAAAAATTTGCAGAAGAGGAGTCTATTCCGTGTGGTATCATTCCGCCGCAAGCATATACGCCGCTTGGTGGAGCGACTTTATTAAAGACTGTAAATGATTTAATTCGTTAG
- a CDS encoding aminotransferase class V-fold PLP-dependent enzyme encodes MGLIYKVADQDWEFESIHKLNYKTFVEEIPQHEETKDRFRIDRFHKENTYLICLDEDRLVGMVAVRGKRPFSLDYKISNLDVYLQEHGEKVYEIRLLSVEREYRNGRALLGLIRFLHRYLLLNGYELALISATTRELALYKQMGFKSFHTLVGTEEATFQPMYVTPAMFEESSVGGIMTKEYTFLPGPVDIEENVRKAFSTRPISHRSKSFQVTMDNAKKRLLHMTKAKHVQLMLGTGTLANDAIALQLRSLKGKGLILTNGEFGNRLVGHAKRAWLHFDTYKKEMGEPFIYNELEEIITTGNYEWLWFVHHETSTGMLNDLDELNTLCNENQMKLCVDCISSIGAIPLDLKDVYFASGVSGKAIKSYTGISFVFHNHIVKINEAVPAYMDIGMYEENESIPYSQSWNLIYALQEALKRFEDEKAFVKIKETYDYVEEVITDMGLKLVSPKEHAAPIILTIVLSEDHSSKVVGDALALQGYIVHYESSYLQKNNWIQIACLNHYKERDMKRMLNCLQMCLF; translated from the coding sequence ATGGGGTTAATTTATAAAGTTGCTGATCAAGATTGGGAATTTGAAAGTATACATAAATTAAATTATAAAACTTTTGTGGAAGAGATACCACAACATGAAGAAACGAAAGACCGGTTTCGTATAGATCGGTTTCATAAAGAAAATACATATTTAATTTGTTTAGATGAGGATAGATTAGTAGGTATGGTCGCAGTGCGGGGAAAACGACCATTCTCGTTAGATTATAAAATCTCAAATTTAGATGTTTATTTGCAAGAGCATGGAGAAAAAGTGTATGAAATTCGTTTACTTTCAGTAGAACGTGAATATAGAAATGGAAGAGCGTTGTTAGGATTAATTCGTTTTCTACATCGTTATTTGCTTCTAAACGGATATGAATTAGCACTCATTTCTGCAACAACACGTGAACTAGCTTTATATAAGCAAATGGGATTCAAATCTTTCCATACGTTAGTTGGTACAGAAGAAGCAACCTTCCAGCCAATGTATGTTACTCCTGCTATGTTTGAAGAGTCGAGTGTTGGGGGGATTATGACGAAAGAATATACGTTTTTACCTGGTCCAGTAGATATTGAAGAGAATGTTCGAAAGGCATTTTCTACGCGGCCTATTTCGCATCGATCTAAGTCATTTCAAGTGACAATGGACAATGCGAAAAAACGGTTACTTCACATGACAAAAGCAAAACATGTACAGCTTATGTTAGGAACAGGGACGTTAGCAAATGATGCGATTGCTTTACAGTTACGTTCTTTAAAAGGGAAAGGACTAATATTAACAAATGGAGAATTTGGAAATAGATTAGTTGGACATGCAAAACGAGCTTGGTTACATTTTGATACGTATAAAAAAGAAATGGGAGAACCGTTTATTTATAACGAATTAGAAGAAATAATAACAACTGGAAATTATGAATGGCTTTGGTTTGTTCATCATGAAACATCTACTGGAATGTTAAACGATTTAGACGAGTTAAATACTCTTTGTAACGAGAATCAAATGAAACTATGTGTAGATTGTATAAGTTCAATTGGAGCAATACCATTAGACCTGAAAGATGTGTATTTTGCAAGTGGTGTTAGCGGTAAAGCGATTAAATCATATACCGGAATTTCTTTCGTTTTTCATAACCACATTGTAAAAATAAACGAGGCTGTGCCGGCCTATATGGACATTGGCATGTATGAAGAAAATGAAAGCATTCCATACTCACAATCATGGAATTTAATTTACGCATTGCAAGAAGCGTTGAAGAGATTTGAAGATGAAAAGGCATTTGTAAAAATTAAAGAGACATACGATTATGTTGAAGAAGTTATTACTGATATGGGGTTAAAGCTTGTTTCACCTAAAGAACATGCCGCGCCAATTATACTTACTATTGTATTGAGCGAAGATCATTCTTCTAAAGTAGTAGGCGATGCGTTAGCATTACAAGGATACATTGTTCATTATGAGTCATCTTATTTGCAAAAGAATAATTGGATTCAAATTGCATGTTTAAATCATTATAAAGAACGCGATATGAAGAGGATGTTAAATTGTTTGCAAATGTGTTTATTTTAG
- a CDS encoding PTS sugar transporter subunit IIC — MNKFVTFLDKNLSGPMARLSEQRHLQAIRDGVISALPFIIVGSFFLIVAFPPLPKDSFISVWALKNQTSILIPYRLTMFIMSLYIAFGIGYNLAKSYKLDALSGAQLAVCSLLLTLTPELIDKKGFMLPMTNLGGHGLFVTMIVSILSVEILRFCKKNNVTIKMPEQVPPSVSRSFEALIPAAFVIIIMSLITVVFKVDVHYVVDKLAAPLVKAGDSYFGVIIPVFLITFFWSFGIHGVSVVGTVARPLWDVYLGKNGEAVASGASQFPFIAPEPFYQWFIWIGGSGATLGLVLAMIVFGRSKYSKALSRTCIVPGIFNINEPVIFGLPIVLNPILIIPFVITPLVTATIAYAATAMGFVTPTHIMPPWTLPAPIGAYLATGGDWRAIVLVLINIAISFLIYLPFFKMYDKNMLEIEKHGDGESVNP, encoded by the coding sequence ATGAATAAGTTTGTCACGTTTCTTGATAAAAACTTATCTGGACCGATGGCAAGACTTTCTGAACAGAGACATTTACAAGCAATCCGTGATGGAGTTATTTCAGCATTACCATTTATCATCGTAGGAAGTTTCTTTTTAATCGTAGCATTTCCACCATTACCGAAAGATAGTTTCATATCCGTTTGGGCATTAAAGAATCAAACAAGTATATTAATACCATATCGTTTAACTATGTTTATTATGTCTTTATATATAGCATTTGGAATAGGATATAATTTAGCGAAGAGTTATAAGTTAGATGCTTTATCGGGAGCTCAGCTTGCAGTATGTTCACTACTTTTAACATTAACTCCTGAATTAATTGATAAAAAAGGATTCATGCTTCCGATGACAAATCTCGGAGGGCATGGACTATTTGTGACTATGATTGTTTCTATTTTATCAGTTGAGATTTTAAGGTTTTGTAAGAAGAACAACGTAACGATTAAAATGCCAGAACAAGTACCACCGTCAGTATCGCGTTCGTTTGAAGCACTTATACCTGCTGCATTCGTTATTATTATTATGAGCCTTATTACAGTTGTTTTTAAAGTTGATGTACATTACGTAGTGGATAAATTAGCCGCACCGTTAGTCAAAGCTGGAGATAGTTACTTTGGCGTCATAATACCTGTATTTTTAATTACATTTTTCTGGTCCTTCGGAATACATGGTGTATCGGTTGTAGGTACTGTAGCAAGACCGCTTTGGGATGTATATCTAGGAAAAAACGGTGAAGCTGTAGCAAGTGGTGCGAGTCAATTTCCATTTATTGCACCAGAACCGTTTTATCAATGGTTTATTTGGATTGGTGGCTCGGGAGCAACATTAGGGCTTGTGTTAGCGATGATCGTATTTGGTCGGTCAAAATATTCGAAAGCATTATCGAGAACATGTATTGTTCCTGGGATTTTTAATATAAATGAACCGGTTATATTCGGTTTGCCGATTGTATTAAATCCAATTTTAATTATTCCTTTCGTCATTACGCCGCTAGTAACAGCGACTATTGCTTATGCCGCAACGGCAATGGGTTTTGTAACGCCAACTCATATTATGCCACCATGGACATTACCAGCCCCAATTGGTGCATATTTAGCTACAGGTGGAGATTGGCGTGCTATTGTATTAGTCTTAATAAATATAGCTATATCATTCCTTATTTATTTACCATTCTTTAAAATGTACGACAAAAATATGCTTGAAATTGAAAAGCATGGTGACGGGGAATCTGTTAATCCTTAA
- the tdcB gene encoding bifunctional threonine ammonia-lyase/L-serine ammonia-lyase TdcB: MITRKLPLHIDDIKKAHKILDRNARKTPLVKSFYLTSKTGGEIHLKLENMQLTGSFKFRGAFNKMSRLTDQEKERGVIACSAGNHAQGVALSAHLLGIKSKIVMPISAPQAKVEATKGYGSEVILHGETFDDAKAKCEEIIRETGETYLHPYDDVEVMAGQGTIGLDILDDMWDVDTVIVPIGGGGIISGISVALKSFNPSINIIGVQADNVHGMKASYDKGAIVEHYEAPTIADGCAVKIPGELTFEIVKELVDDIVTVSEKELEVAMKDLLQRGKAVVEGAGALATAALLAGKVDSYTKGKKVVAVISGGNVDLQRISSVCEHFFVANEVK, encoded by the coding sequence ATGATAACTAGAAAACTACCATTACATATAGACGATATTAAAAAAGCTCACAAAATTCTAGATAGAAATGCTCGTAAAACGCCATTAGTAAAATCTTTTTACTTGACTAGTAAAACGGGCGGAGAAATTCATTTGAAATTAGAAAATATGCAATTAACGGGTTCTTTTAAATTTCGTGGCGCATTTAATAAAATGTCGCGGCTCACGGATCAAGAAAAAGAAAGAGGTGTAATTGCATGTTCAGCAGGTAATCATGCACAAGGAGTTGCATTATCTGCTCATTTACTCGGTATTAAGAGTAAAATTGTTATGCCAATTTCTGCACCGCAGGCGAAAGTTGAAGCAACTAAAGGATATGGATCTGAAGTAATTTTACATGGTGAAACCTTTGATGATGCAAAGGCAAAATGTGAAGAAATTATAAGGGAAACAGGTGAAACATACTTACATCCATATGATGATGTAGAGGTAATGGCTGGTCAAGGTACAATTGGATTAGATATTCTTGATGATATGTGGGATGTAGATACTGTCATTGTACCAATAGGTGGAGGCGGAATTATTTCTGGTATTTCTGTAGCATTGAAATCTTTTAATCCATCCATTAATATAATTGGTGTCCAAGCAGATAATGTTCACGGAATGAAGGCATCTTACGATAAAGGCGCAATCGTAGAACATTATGAGGCGCCTACTATTGCAGATGGTTGTGCAGTTAAAATACCAGGCGAATTAACATTTGAAATTGTAAAAGAATTAGTAGATGATATTGTAACTGTATCAGAAAAAGAGCTGGAAGTAGCGATGAAAGATTTATTACAACGTGGGAAAGCTGTTGTAGAAGGTGCAGGTGCGTTAGCAACTGCTGCACTTCTTGCAGGAAAAGTTGATAGCTATACAAAAGGAAAAAAGGTAGTAGCAGTTATATCTGGTGGGAACGTGGACTTACAGCGCATATCGAGTGTATGTGAGCACTTTTTTGTTGCTAATGAAGTAAAATAG
- the anmK gene encoding anhydro-N-acetylmuramic acid kinase AnmK: MYIAGVMSGTSLDGIDVALVHIEGSGVDSKIEPIYFTTVLFCNDIKNEIQQALSIETSNVQLICSLNFKLGLFFANAVKEVCKEANFPLRQLDLIGSHGQTIYHQPKQEGNIISSTLQIGEPAVIAYETNTTVISNFRTMDMAAGGQGAPLVPYSEVILYQHQTKNRLLQNIGGIGNVTVLPSKRSNESVIAFDTGPGNMVIDEVCQRLFHVPYDQNGWIAKQGVVVDEILTYCMNHPFLNMKPPKSTGREQFGESFVTDILNRFKKHSKENILATVTMFTACSIIHHYKEFILPYYEIDEVILGGGGSYNNTLVEMLRNGLREEKCSICIQEDIGHSSAAKEAIAFAILANETYHRNPSNMPSATGAKNSVILGNITFPPYADENEANI; this comes from the coding sequence ATGTATATTGCAGGGGTAATGTCCGGTACATCATTAGACGGAATAGATGTAGCACTCGTTCATATAGAAGGAAGCGGTGTAGATTCTAAAATTGAACCCATCTATTTTACTACAGTTCTATTTTGTAATGATATAAAAAATGAGATCCAACAAGCGTTATCAATTGAAACTTCGAATGTCCAACTTATATGTAGTTTGAATTTTAAACTTGGTTTATTCTTCGCCAATGCTGTAAAGGAAGTTTGTAAAGAGGCCAATTTTCCTTTGAGACAATTAGATTTAATAGGTTCTCACGGACAAACGATTTATCATCAGCCAAAGCAAGAAGGGAATATTATTTCTTCAACATTGCAAATTGGGGAACCAGCAGTAATAGCATATGAAACGAACACGACGGTTATCTCGAATTTCCGAACAATGGACATGGCGGCAGGGGGACAAGGTGCACCACTTGTACCATATTCAGAAGTTATTTTATATCAGCATCAAACTAAAAATAGACTGCTACAAAATATTGGTGGGATTGGGAATGTTACAGTGCTTCCAAGTAAACGAAGTAATGAGAGTGTTATTGCTTTTGATACGGGACCAGGCAACATGGTAATCGATGAAGTATGTCAAAGATTATTTCATGTACCATATGATCAAAATGGTTGGATTGCAAAGCAGGGGGTAGTTGTAGATGAAATTTTAACATACTGTATGAACCATCCATTTTTGAACATGAAACCACCAAAATCAACAGGTAGAGAACAGTTTGGAGAATCGTTTGTGACTGATATATTGAATCGATTTAAAAAGCATAGTAAAGAAAATATATTGGCAACTGTCACGATGTTTACAGCATGTTCAATTATTCATCATTATAAGGAGTTTATTTTGCCGTATTATGAAATTGATGAGGTGATTTTAGGTGGTGGTGGAAGTTATAATAATACACTTGTTGAAATGTTACGGAATGGATTAAGAGAAGAGAAATGTAGCATATGTATACAAGAAGATATTGGTCATTCTTCAGCAGCGAAAGAAGCAATTGCGTTTGCTATTTTAGCAAACGAAACGTATCATCGTAATCCGAGTAATATGCCGAGCGCAACAGGTGCTAAGAATTCCGTAATTTTAGGGAATATAACATTCCCTCCATACGCAGATGAAAATGAGGCGAACATATGA
- a CDS encoding DUF6688 domain-containing protein — translation MLIELVILFVILFLFLGYPISKAWDSFQLKKENSSSILKFEPQEILSIGLSYFIFGLGIMWNANDVRAGIPLHKFEKNGMMSDQYASLAHDHIAIVVLLVILGGVSYWRLTTGLIKLSPIFYIFYSTLMIVNIVYTFIYITHTGSAFYTELGGLRYIPVFCIQVGMLAFSLLFLAKLRNTLGYFIQSQNEKDYTQSNRIILLLYRISFGYQKMATVWMISLFPVLLIVQFILILFGQKPDSFIRVFMETSSFNYSKIPAPSPQIVSGDGHYLCTVSVKGHKNIVKPLRAGIRHGERITVNRQLLIANAFENVIEERVPKCHKVIRNFYDKYGYPISKHINTKWSADFVYILMKPLEWFFLFVLYTVDKNPENRIHIQYSELRK, via the coding sequence GTGCTAATTGAGTTAGTCATACTATTTGTAATTCTATTTTTATTTCTTGGCTACCCTATTAGTAAAGCATGGGATAGTTTCCAATTGAAGAAGGAGAATTCCTCAAGTATACTAAAGTTCGAGCCACAGGAAATATTATCAATAGGTTTGAGTTATTTTATCTTTGGTTTAGGTATTATGTGGAATGCAAATGATGTAAGAGCAGGAATACCATTACATAAATTCGAAAAGAACGGAATGATGTCTGATCAATATGCTTCTTTAGCACATGACCACATTGCGATAGTAGTTCTTTTAGTTATTTTAGGTGGAGTTTCGTATTGGAGATTAACAACAGGCTTAATAAAACTTTCACCAATATTTTATATTTTTTATAGTACTTTAATGATAGTAAACATTGTATATACATTCATCTATATTACTCATACAGGCTCTGCTTTTTATACGGAATTAGGAGGATTGAGATACATTCCAGTCTTTTGTATTCAAGTTGGAATGCTTGCATTTAGTCTATTATTCTTAGCTAAATTAAGAAATACATTAGGTTATTTCATACAATCTCAGAATGAGAAAGATTATACGCAGAGCAACAGAATTATATTATTGCTGTATCGCATTTCTTTTGGATATCAAAAAATGGCTACAGTCTGGATGATAAGTTTATTTCCTGTCTTGTTAATTGTTCAATTTATTTTAATACTGTTTGGCCAAAAACCAGATAGTTTTATAAGAGTGTTTATGGAAACAAGTAGTTTTAATTATTCTAAGATTCCCGCCCCAAGTCCTCAAATTGTCTCCGGGGATGGGCATTATTTATGTACAGTTTCTGTGAAAGGTCATAAAAACATCGTTAAGCCATTACGAGCAGGAATTAGGCATGGGGAAAGAATTACAGTTAATCGACAGTTATTAATTGCGAACGCTTTTGAAAATGTAATTGAGGAGCGGGTACCAAAATGTCATAAAGTTATTCGTAATTTTTATGATAAATACGGTTATCCAATTAGTAAACATATTAATACGAAATGGTCGGCTGATTTTGTTTATATTTTAATGAAGCCACTAGAATGGTTCTTCTTATTTGTACTTTACACAGTAGATAAAAACCCTGAGAATAGAATTCATATTCAATATAGTGAACTACGAAAATAA
- a CDS encoding MarR family transcriptional regulator, with the protein MNKEEQVMNGFRELYNKLVWLNKDKMEEGLKGFKSSEVHCIEYIENNADSNVTQLAEAFYVTRGAISRMTKKLIQKGLVESYQKSENKKEIYFRLTEQGKEIYKIHEDLHKEFQERDKAVFEQVTEEEFNSIISFVEKYSRHLDAEIKKQGIHIKS; encoded by the coding sequence ATGAATAAAGAAGAACAGGTCATGAACGGTTTCAGGGAATTATATAATAAGCTGGTTTGGCTTAATAAAGATAAGATGGAAGAAGGTCTTAAAGGGTTTAAGTCTTCTGAAGTCCACTGTATTGAATATATTGAAAACAATGCAGATTCTAACGTGACACAACTCGCAGAGGCTTTTTATGTGACTCGTGGTGCTATAAGTAGAATGACTAAGAAGCTCATACAAAAAGGCCTTGTTGAAAGCTACCAAAAGTCAGAAAATAAGAAAGAAATTTATTTTAGACTTACCGAACAAGGGAAAGAAATTTATAAAATCCATGAAGATCTGCACAAAGAGTTTCAAGAGCGGGATAAAGCTGTATTTGAGCAAGTAACTGAAGAAGAATTCAACAGTATAATTAGCTTTGTGGAAAAGTATAGTAGACATTTGGATGCAGAAATAAAGAAACAAGGTATACATATTAAATCGTAA
- a CDS encoding BadF/BadG/BcrA/BcrD ATPase family protein has translation MKYMIGVDGGGTKTEAIAFDQDGNEVVRGTSRFGNVLIDFDQALLHIMEAIDQCQKSLINGHCVCICLGVAGINGANTNELTLRFKKKYGTKIEIFNDAMIAHAAALKGKDGILTIGGTGAICIGKKEEVYQYSGGWGHILGDEGSGYWIALQALKKMAIQFDQGISLCPLSLNIQRQFQLLTPSHIKSLVYTSSKDKIAAIAPLVIQEARNGNDDAHEIMMQAGKELARITVNVYNKLNFKYSTPIAVSGSILRLVPEIFAVFQKCCEESMKEITFVSQAEMAVKGTYYLMRDIYFKK, from the coding sequence ATGAAGTATATGATTGGAGTAGATGGCGGGGGAACGAAGACGGAGGCCATTGCATTTGATCAAGATGGAAATGAAGTTGTAAGAGGTACGAGCCGATTTGGAAATGTATTAATAGATTTTGATCAGGCACTGTTGCATATTATGGAAGCAATTGATCAATGCCAGAAGAGTTTAATAAATGGGCATTGCGTTTGTATTTGTTTAGGAGTAGCTGGTATAAACGGAGCGAATACAAATGAATTAACATTACGTTTTAAAAAGAAATACGGAACAAAAATTGAAATTTTTAATGATGCAATGATTGCGCATGCAGCAGCTTTAAAAGGTAAGGATGGAATATTAACTATAGGTGGTACAGGTGCAATTTGTATCGGAAAGAAAGAAGAAGTATATCAGTATAGCGGTGGATGGGGACATATTTTAGGAGATGAGGGGAGCGGATATTGGATTGCATTACAAGCTTTAAAGAAAATGGCAATTCAGTTCGATCAAGGAATCAGTCTTTGTCCATTGAGTTTGAATATTCAAAGGCAGTTTCAACTTTTGACACCGTCTCATATAAAAAGCTTAGTATATACTTCTTCTAAAGATAAAATTGCAGCAATCGCGCCATTAGTTATTCAGGAAGCGAGAAATGGCAATGATGATGCGCATGAAATTATGATGCAAGCTGGAAAGGAATTAGCAAGGATTACAGTAAATGTTTATAACAAGTTGAACTTTAAGTACTCAACGCCAATTGCAGTAAGTGGCAGTATATTGCGTTTAGTTCCTGAAATATTTGCTGTATTTCAGAAATGCTGTGAAGAAAGTATGAAAGAAATTACATTCGTATCACAAGCAGAAATGGCAGTGAAAGGAACATATTATTTAATGAGGGATATATATTTTAAAAAATAG
- the plsY gene encoding glycerol-3-phosphate 1-O-acyltransferase PlsY, with protein MINSMQFLYLVASYLIGNILTAYIVTKLRHNVDIRDEGSGNPGARNMGRVYGKGYFIATFLGDAIKGAIVVAVAKSLFKDPTFVMLTLLAVIIGHIYPVLFKGKGGKGISTFIGGLIAFDYLIALTLLGIFIVFYLIFKGFTKPGLITIACLPICMILYSYSIVTTILSGMIIVLILYVNRE; from the coding sequence ATGATTAATAGTATGCAGTTTTTATATTTGGTGGCTTCTTATTTAATTGGAAACATATTGACCGCTTATATAGTAACAAAATTGAGACATAACGTTGATATTAGGGATGAAGGAAGCGGAAATCCTGGCGCAAGAAATATGGGGCGCGTATATGGAAAAGGGTATTTCATCGCTACATTTTTAGGTGATGCGATTAAAGGGGCAATAGTTGTTGCTGTAGCAAAATCTCTTTTTAAAGATCCTACATTCGTAATGTTAACATTATTGGCCGTTATTATTGGACATATTTACCCAGTTTTATTTAAAGGCAAGGGCGGTAAAGGTATTTCAACATTTATAGGAGGACTAATCGCATTTGATTATTTGATAGCGCTTACCCTCTTAGGCATTTTTATTGTATTTTATTTAATATTTAAAGGGTTTACGAAGCCAGGACTAATTACGATTGCTTGTTTACCAATTTGTATGATTCTTTATTCTTATTCTATTGTTACCACTATATTAAGTGGAATGATTATTGTACTTATTCTATATGTAAATCGAGAATAA